A genomic stretch from Telmatocola sphagniphila includes:
- a CDS encoding sugar phosphate isomerase/epimerase family protein → MFLGYNTNGFSYHQLTDAIEIIAELGYRGIGLTLDVHHLDPFRTTRSEITAVRKILESHNLRCVIETGARFILDRRRKHQPTLLSPVDSERRSEFLRKSIEIAQELNADCVSFWSGTPTEPENREILEQRLIDHCLRLCDYAASRQVKLAFEPEPGMLIDKTAEFEILFHKVNHPSFGLTLDIGHLICLEEPVRDTILRWKDHLWNVHLDDMKRGIHDHLMFGEGEVNFQETFATLKEIHFNYGAYVELSRHAHDAVRTAEKSFRFLSSYLTE, encoded by the coding sequence ATGTTCCTAGGCTATAACACCAATGGATTCAGCTACCATCAACTTACCGATGCCATAGAGATCATCGCGGAGTTGGGTTACCGGGGAATTGGCCTTACTCTCGACGTTCATCATCTCGATCCTTTTCGAACCACTCGATCAGAAATCACCGCGGTTCGAAAAATTCTCGAATCCCATAACCTTCGCTGCGTCATCGAAACCGGCGCTCGTTTCATTTTGGATCGGCGTCGAAAGCATCAGCCAACACTACTCAGCCCAGTCGATTCGGAGCGACGCTCAGAATTTCTTCGGAAGTCGATTGAGATTGCTCAGGAATTGAATGCCGATTGCGTCAGCTTCTGGTCGGGGACGCCAACCGAGCCCGAAAATCGAGAAATCCTCGAACAGCGACTGATCGATCACTGTCTGCGGTTATGCGATTACGCCGCGAGCCGTCAAGTCAAATTGGCCTTTGAGCCTGAGCCGGGAATGCTGATAGACAAAACTGCGGAGTTCGAGATTCTATTCCACAAAGTGAATCATCCATCGTTTGGTTTGACCTTGGACATCGGCCACCTGATCTGTCTGGAAGAACCGGTCCGTGACACCATCCTGCGCTGGAAAGATCATCTCTGGAACGTCCATCTGGACGACATGAAAAGGGGTATCCACGATCATCTGATGTTCGGGGAGGGTGAAGTCAATTTTCAGGAAACCTTCGCCACCCTCAAAGAAATCCACTTTAACTACGGCGCCTATGTCGAATTGTCTCGCCACGCTCACGATGCTGTTCGCACGGCTGAAAAATCCTTTCGTTTTCTTTCCTCTTACCTCACTGAGTAA
- a CDS encoding bifunctional riboflavin kinase/FAD synthetase, which yields MAIFRLRWNEYPPAGWLGGITTIGNFDGVHLGHQELLKTCGELSSCRLPVVAVTFDPHPVQFLYPDRYQKPLMKLEDRCSRLQKCGADHVMVLQTTTELVSLSPLAFFETILHQQLQIRGMVEGFNFRFGHNREGDNSLLEQLCQGSGIPFREVPPLKENGIPISTSLIRKALLEGDLKSANHWLNTPFTIEGKVVEGARRGRTIGFPTANLGEIVTILPANGVYGVKVRHREQIYRGAANIGPNPTFGEFAQKIEVFLLDFQGDLYGENLQVDFWFRIRDTMKFSGVDALVTQMNQDVEMVRRCISLEK from the coding sequence ATGGCTATTTTTCGACTTCGGTGGAACGAGTACCCTCCCGCCGGCTGGCTGGGTGGGATAACCACGATAGGCAATTTCGACGGCGTGCACCTGGGACATCAGGAACTCTTGAAAACCTGCGGTGAACTGTCGAGTTGTCGACTGCCAGTGGTGGCGGTGACCTTCGATCCCCACCCGGTCCAATTTCTCTATCCGGATCGCTATCAAAAGCCCTTGATGAAACTGGAGGATCGGTGCAGCCGCTTGCAGAAGTGCGGCGCCGATCATGTGATGGTGCTTCAGACCACGACGGAATTAGTGTCACTCTCCCCGTTGGCTTTTTTTGAAACGATTCTCCATCAACAACTGCAAATCCGAGGCATGGTGGAAGGTTTCAACTTTCGTTTCGGGCACAATCGCGAGGGAGATAATTCGTTACTCGAGCAGCTTTGCCAAGGATCGGGTATACCTTTTCGAGAAGTCCCCCCTCTGAAAGAAAACGGCATTCCGATCTCGACTAGCCTAATTCGCAAAGCTCTACTCGAAGGAGACCTCAAGTCCGCCAATCACTGGTTGAACACCCCCTTTACAATAGAAGGGAAGGTGGTCGAGGGAGCCCGCCGTGGTCGAACGATTGGATTTCCGACCGCCAACCTCGGTGAAATAGTCACGATACTTCCCGCCAATGGCGTTTACGGGGTGAAGGTCAGGCATCGGGAACAAATATACCGCGGAGCAGCGAATATTGGCCCGAATCCCACTTTCGGGGAATTCGCTCAAAAAATCGAGGTCTTTCTGCTCGATTTTCAGGGCGATCTCTACGGCGAAAATTTGCAGGTGGATTTTTGGTTCCGGATACGCGATACGATGAAATTTAGTGGGGTCGATGCGTTGGTCACCCAAATGAATCAGGATGTCGAGATGGTTCGACGTTGCATTTCATTGGAGAAATAG
- a CDS encoding GNAT family N-acetyltransferase, whose translation MRIRRASVTDIAVLVEFNRRLAWETEHKKLLPETLTSGVTAIFSDPAKGFYLVAEVNGVVVGQLMITYEWSDWRNGWFWWVQSVYVQAEHRRGGVFRSLFQEAEKLGHEQGNVVGLRLYVEKENERGQKTYQSLGMEEIPFLMYQKGWCATAPS comes from the coding sequence ATGCGGATTCGTCGCGCTTCGGTTACGGACATTGCAGTTCTGGTCGAATTCAATCGTCGGCTGGCCTGGGAAACCGAACACAAAAAACTGCTTCCCGAAACACTCACCAGCGGCGTCACCGCCATATTCAGCGACCCTGCCAAAGGCTTTTATCTCGTGGCCGAGGTTAACGGGGTGGTTGTCGGGCAGTTGATGATTACCTATGAATGGAGCGACTGGCGGAACGGCTGGTTCTGGTGGGTGCAGAGCGTCTATGTGCAGGCCGAGCATCGCCGGGGTGGGGTTTTCCGAAGCCTTTTCCAGGAAGCGGAGAAACTGGGGCACGAGCAGGGCAATGTCGTTGGGCTGCGGCTCTATGTGGAAAAAGAAAACGAGCGGGGCCAAAAAACCTATCAGAGCCTGGGAATGGAAGAGATTCCCTTTTTGATGTATCAAAAGGGCTGGTGTGCAACCGCACCAAGTTGA
- a CDS encoding procyclic acidic repetitive family protein — protein sequence MRLTLRTLLAYLDDTLDPAETKLIGQKVTESDKARELIDRIRKVTRRRGIASPPMEGDNPTSDPNTVAEYLDNSLSAEELADLEKLAMESDKHLAEIASAHQILSLALSEPASVPPSAHQRMYRLVKGRESIPFRKPTARMAAGIQEPDPKEKIDSEYDFQLPVMNSEKPRWGILVPLSLILLAVAGFAIYKALPQNEPLSGSGYAVFDSTKSKDLEESPAKINPDVLAKKAETPKKDREPLPTKEPKDSIVVNEIETLPQPREEVVAKPDVEVPAPRPSEIRQVIGGWEGSKNQVLISRSPPLEVVKLPREDIWHRIGKTNAILNTTDSLIAPPGYHPEIKLLSGVHIQLWGNLPELLNLPLLESAITLFFPKEKYDADLSLDSGRIFIRNDKAFGPARIRVRVREPIRELPKDEKLAPGQKPYLFKEEVWDITLLEPKTEICLDRFEGYPPGVSYSRRYNNESPKLEFYCGLVSGKADIRVGFKEFLNLTSPSLMTWDNRGGGLKAPERPNDNLIGIWSKETNVRLPGATESLNALGDLEKRLQGNAEPAVVDVEWASIWKNETEKPSRRIIALFGLESIDAIADMLDALGDESLPLRQAAIVMLRHWSGRAQDHDSQLNEFLINKRRFPETHSEIILELLHTFSEEDARKNSTYEKLFNYLKHERIEIRELAFWHLSRLDPIGLKEIGGFDTAGSENARMATWAKWFNSWRKRFDSKKPKK from the coding sequence ATGCGCCTGACATTACGAACCCTGCTCGCTTACCTGGATGATACTCTCGACCCGGCCGAAACGAAATTAATAGGTCAAAAGGTCACGGAGAGCGATAAAGCCCGCGAATTAATCGATCGAATCCGCAAAGTCACCCGCCGGCGTGGAATCGCCTCGCCACCGATGGAAGGGGACAATCCGACCTCCGATCCGAATACCGTTGCGGAATATCTGGACAATTCGCTTTCCGCGGAGGAACTCGCCGATTTGGAAAAGCTGGCCATGGAGTCAGATAAACATCTCGCGGAAATCGCCTCAGCGCACCAGATTTTATCTCTCGCCCTTTCCGAACCGGCCTCGGTTCCTCCGAGCGCGCATCAACGAATGTATCGGCTGGTCAAAGGGCGGGAATCGATCCCGTTCCGCAAGCCCACGGCTCGAATGGCGGCCGGAATTCAGGAACCGGATCCCAAGGAGAAGATCGATTCGGAGTACGATTTTCAACTTCCGGTGATGAATTCGGAAAAACCGCGCTGGGGCATTCTCGTTCCCCTGAGCCTGATACTACTCGCTGTCGCGGGTTTTGCGATCTACAAAGCATTACCTCAGAACGAACCGCTATCGGGCTCCGGCTACGCCGTTTTCGACAGTACAAAATCGAAAGACCTTGAAGAATCTCCGGCCAAGATCAATCCCGATGTTCTAGCCAAGAAGGCGGAGACCCCAAAGAAAGATCGGGAGCCACTTCCCACTAAGGAACCAAAAGATTCCATCGTAGTCAACGAAATCGAGACTTTACCTCAGCCCCGGGAAGAAGTGGTTGCTAAACCCGATGTGGAGGTCCCCGCCCCACGCCCCAGTGAAATCCGGCAAGTCATCGGAGGTTGGGAGGGCTCCAAAAATCAGGTACTCATTTCCAGATCGCCCCCTCTGGAAGTCGTGAAATTGCCTCGGGAAGATATCTGGCATCGCATCGGGAAAACCAACGCCATACTGAATACCACCGACTCTCTGATTGCGCCGCCCGGCTATCACCCGGAGATCAAGCTTCTTAGCGGCGTGCACATCCAACTTTGGGGCAACTTGCCGGAGTTGCTGAACCTGCCCTTGCTGGAATCGGCAATTACGCTCTTTTTCCCCAAGGAAAAGTATGATGCCGATTTATCCTTGGATTCCGGCCGGATTTTCATCAGAAACGATAAAGCTTTCGGTCCGGCTCGCATTCGTGTACGAGTCCGAGAGCCGATTCGCGAGCTTCCCAAAGACGAAAAATTGGCGCCGGGCCAAAAGCCCTATTTATTCAAGGAAGAAGTTTGGGACATCACTTTGCTGGAGCCCAAAACCGAAATCTGCCTCGATCGATTTGAGGGCTATCCGCCGGGCGTGAGTTACTCGCGCCGCTACAATAATGAATCCCCCAAGCTGGAGTTTTACTGCGGACTGGTCTCCGGTAAGGCGGATATCCGGGTAGGCTTCAAAGAATTTTTGAATTTGACTAGCCCGAGCCTCATGACCTGGGACAATCGGGGGGGAGGACTGAAAGCCCCCGAACGCCCGAACGATAATCTCATCGGCATTTGGAGCAAAGAAACGAATGTCCGGCTACCGGGAGCCACTGAATCCTTGAATGCTCTCGGGGATTTGGAAAAACGTCTGCAGGGCAATGCAGAACCCGCTGTTGTGGACGTCGAATGGGCTTCGATCTGGAAAAATGAAACCGAAAAGCCAAGTCGGCGAATTATCGCCCTTTTCGGCTTGGAATCGATTGATGCCATCGCCGATATGCTGGATGCCCTGGGAGATGAGTCTCTACCCCTCCGTCAGGCCGCAATTGTGATGCTCCGGCATTGGTCCGGACGCGCCCAGGATCACGATTCGCAACTCAACGAATTTCTGATCAATAAGCGGCGATTCCCGGAGACTCATTCGGAAATCATTCTCGAGCTTTTACATACTTTTTCCGAAGAGGATGCCCGCAAGAACTCCACTTATGAGAAACTGTTCAATTACCTGAAACACGAAAGAATTGAAATTCGGGAGTTGGCTTTTTGGCATTTATCGCGTCTGGACCCTATAGGTTTAAAAGAGATCGGCGGATTCGACACCGCCGGTTCCGAGAACGCTCGCATGGCAACCTGGGCGAAATGGTTTAATTCCTGGCGGAAGCGGTTCGACAGCAAGAAGCCAAAGAAGTAA
- a CDS encoding NifU family protein, producing MQDLRSRVESVLKAEVAPALELDGTGIEVLDVTDGVARLRLNGVCAGCPASIMTVVMGIEQELRSRMPEIEYLEAVP from the coding sequence ATGCAGGATCTGAGGAGTCGAGTGGAAAGCGTCCTGAAAGCGGAAGTTGCTCCCGCTTTGGAACTGGATGGAACGGGCATCGAAGTTCTGGATGTCACTGACGGTGTGGCCCGGCTACGCTTAAACGGTGTCTGTGCCGGATGCCCCGCAAGCATTATGACCGTGGTCATGGGAATCGAGCAGGAGTTACGTTCCCGGATGCCGGAAATTGAATACCTGGAAGCTGTGCCTTAA
- a CDS encoding tetratricopeptide repeat protein — protein sequence MFQILLFSLFLGFQDPAPQEKILKLRTALQESDGKTAVKLADELIKSSPNTASLYFDRARAYILLNLPEKSVEDLNKTEKLSTKENASLYSVRGGEYFKLGKIKESIADFDKEILLNPRSEEDHWRRGISLYYADRFEDGAKQFELGKRVYGNDVENAFWHFLCLARQTTPEKARKELLNVKNDSRYYMPKVYEMIAGKAKPEEVLEEVKKSSEKDKTEGYFYANLYVGLYYEATGEKAKGLEYIRKAKDDYVIGHYMYQVAKVHVLLRDKK from the coding sequence ATGTTTCAAATTCTGCTCTTCAGCCTCTTCCTGGGATTCCAGGATCCTGCTCCTCAGGAAAAAATCTTAAAACTTCGGACCGCTTTACAAGAAAGTGATGGTAAAACCGCAGTCAAGTTAGCGGATGAATTGATCAAGTCGAGCCCCAATACTGCCAGTCTCTATTTCGACCGAGCAAGAGCTTATATCCTGCTGAATCTTCCGGAGAAGTCAGTCGAAGACTTGAACAAAACTGAAAAGCTCTCAACCAAGGAGAATGCTTCGCTTTACAGCGTGCGTGGCGGCGAATACTTCAAGCTTGGCAAGATCAAAGAATCGATCGCCGATTTCGATAAGGAAATTCTTCTCAATCCCCGCTCGGAAGAAGATCACTGGCGTCGAGGAATTTCACTCTACTACGCGGATCGATTTGAAGATGGGGCGAAGCAGTTCGAACTTGGCAAGCGAGTGTACGGCAACGATGTGGAAAACGCTTTCTGGCACTTCCTTTGCCTGGCCCGCCAGACCACTCCGGAAAAGGCCCGCAAAGAGCTGCTAAATGTGAAAAACGACAGTCGGTACTATATGCCCAAGGTTTACGAAATGATCGCCGGTAAAGCCAAACCGGAAGAAGTTTTAGAAGAAGTGAAGAAATCTTCGGAGAAGGATAAAACCGAAGGCTATTTTTACGCGAACTTATACGTCGGGCTCTACTACGAAGCCACCGGCGAAAAAGCGAAGGGCCTCGAGTACATTCGCAAAGCCAAAGACGATTACGTCATCGGGCATTACATGTATCAGGTCGCCAAAGTGCATGTCTTGCTGCGAGACAAGAAATGA